The Drosophila suzukii chromosome X, CBGP_Dsuzu_IsoJpt1.0, whole genome shotgun sequence DNA window GATGGCCAAGGCAACATATTGAGCGTGCTGAAGTGGGTTTTTTGGGAGGTTAATCGTGCTATAGGAGATGGCGAAGtttctatacccttgcagctaaaTAACGAGATGGTAAACTACGACATCGTGAGATCTTAAAATCAATTTAGTTATCTCCGAATAAATCATATAATAGTGCTGCCAGTGCAAGCACATTACCAAAGTGGTAATGAccactgcaagggtatacgaAACAAGTTAAAGAGCGGGTTAAACACGCTGACTCACCTGATCTTCGGTGTGATCTATTTGCTTGCTGACTTCTTTCAGGCGCTGCAAGACCTTCTTTTGCTTTTCCCTCATCAGGGGGAAATCAATGTTGGCCGCCAGTGGAGAGGACTGTACAATGTCCCAGGCCTTGAGGACACCGGAGGTGACCTCCTTGACCACATGGATGATGTCCAGGACATCCTCGATCAGTCCCTCCGTTTGTGTGGGCTGTTGAAGGGCCACCAGAATGGCCAGCAGCAGGGGAAGTCCCCATTTCATAAAATCCATTCTGCAGCCGGGCTGTGCGTGTGTGGTGTTACTTTcgtttttgtatatttattttagtttttttttgtggaaTCCAATGATCGTTGGGGATGTTTGGATTATAGGGGTgcctttttaaatattattattaaatgtttacgcacacacacacacacactggctGGCACGCAACTGCGCCCGCTGAAAATCAAAACGCAAATGCCATAGCCGCAAAAACAGAGAGTTGAGTTTAGTCTCGAGCGTCGAGTTTTGGCTGGGATTGGATTTAATCGGCTGCGCTGCTCTCGCTGCTCCGAGATTGATTAACAAACGTACAGATGTGGGTTTTACTtggcttcttttttttttctttttcttttttgccgCCTGCAGACACCCCGtctcgcacacacacaggcacagAAGAGAGAAGAGCTCGGTTTCTTTGTTTTGTACGGTTCTTTTTCGGTGGAAGGGGGAGGGCAGAGCGACAGCATAGGTCGCAGCATAAGTGGGAGCGAGCTGGCATGCTCAGAGTTGACTTTTTGAAACGAGTTTCGATAACTCTGCGTGCGTGTCATCGATGTGTCATAGTTATCGCCCTCGTGATGTGCcgttatttattattttaaattttaagccAATAAGATTAAAGTAAGttattataatttgttttatttttttttatgaaaatttaaatttaaatgccaattattttaatatatgttttttcgtgttatttaaaaaaatatttttgatttagATATGTATGAATCAACCtcttaataatttatttaacaatttaTAATTGATCAACGTTTCTACTTTTAAGgtgaataaaaatgttttttaattgtTATATTATCCATACATTTTACAACAGTTTTTATTTAGTATTCACTAAACTATAcataaatatgttttacaaTTTGGCTTAAGAAGTGAATTTAGTTCAACTTATTGTGAtatatgttaaaataaaaatgtattccCCTGCTCTTTTCAGAGTTTCTTCTACGAGATCTTGGCCGGAAAATGGGTGCGCAACGGGCTGCAGATCAAGGGTCAGGCGATGACCTACATCCAGGCGAACTTCTGCAACTCGATGGCCGACATGGATCTGTTCTTCCTGCAGATCTGTGCCACCAACTTGCCGCAGTACTTCTTCCTGCAGAACACCATCGAGCTGTTCGACGTGGGTCAGTGGCTAGAGACGGCTCCCTTGAAACAGCCCCAAAAGGCGGAGCAATCCTCGATGCTAGAGGGATTCCTCACCTTTTTGGCCACCCTGGTGACGAGTCGCACGAATCTGGGCAACGACGAGGCCACCCAGTGCATCATCGAGATCAGTGCCCTCTTGGCCACCGAGAACAAGACGCATTCGCAACTCCTCGAACTGATGCCAGAGAGATCGGGGAATGTGCACACCAAGAACTTTGAGACCTTCCTAAAGAAGCTTTCCGTTTACAAGGCACCATCGAGTGGAAGCGAGAATCTGGAGCAGGGTCTCTTCACGCCCATCGACGAGGTGTGGGAGAAGCACTACGATCCGCTGCACGTCCTTTTGCGAGCAGTCCATCGCCGGGATTTCCAATCCTCGCTGGATCGCTTTACGAACTATGTGAAGAGCAAGGAGAAGATGCCGGCGAGTGGGAACCTCTGGCCGCCATTCCGACTGCCGCAGGCTCTGCCCGCCACCAGCTCCTTCAGTGATCCCTGCAAGATTCTAAACTCTCGCGTCTTTCACTCCACCATTCTGTCGATATTTTTCCGGGCAGTGCACACACGTGATGTCTCCGAGCATCTGCTGGCCCTGGCTGTGTTCCTTCTGGAGATCGCTGTGGAAACCAGTGATGATGTTGGCAGTGGTCAGGGAGATCGTGCTCCCCCAGCGCTGGCTGCCATGGTGGAGTCCTCGGGCGGACCGGGCTATCATGGCTACGGTTCGGGGCGACAGGAGCCGCCCAAGCTGTTCCAGTGCTATCCCACGGACAATCTCAGCTGCAATCTACGTCATGTGGTCAAGAAGGTGTCGCTAAAGTCACGCGATCCACAGGTGATCACTTCTAGCTATCGCTCTAATCCGTTTTACTCGGATCTGGACTTTGATGTTGATGCGGATCCGGAGCAATCGATGCGAATGATTGGTCATGGGGACCCCGAAGGAGATGAGGCAACGGGCGGCGCTGGTCTGGCATCAGTTGGCCTGGGTCCGGGAGCACTCAGCCGGAGGAATGTCTCGCAGGCGCTGGTGCCGATGAGAATGCCTGGCATGGAGGTTGCCCTGCCACCCGATCTTTCGGTGGTCGCCGAAACGGGTGTCGTCATCCGGCAGGGCAGCAACGACGATGAGCTACTGAGGGAGGGCGATCATGCCATGGACATGAGTCCAGCGGCCGCCCTCGATTTCCATTTCCCGCTGCAGCAGATCACGTTGCCGGAGAGTGGCATGGAGGTGGCCATCCGGCGGGATCTCTTGCTCGCCGAGACCAATAATATGGGCGCCATTGGAGGCGTTGGTGGTGGCGCCAATCCATCTGCCACACCACCTGCCGTGGCCTCCAACGAGATGTTCTCACCCACCACGCCCACGGGCAGTGGCATGCTCTTGCCCTTCCAGAGGGTTCAGCCCGTGGCCGTTCCCAGCAGCGTCAACATGGATATTGTCCCATCGAATGCCCTGGGCGCCGGCGGAAGCTTTACGTCCGGCGTGAGTGGTGGCGGCACCGGGCGTAGGATGAACTACGAGTCGGGTGGAGCTCGGAAACGATCCGTGGACATCGCCATCGGTGGGAGCAACAAGGATGAACTGCACTTAGACGAGAGCATCTTATCGCTGATGCTCAAGCTCCATTCACAGCTCTCGGGCACGCTGGATAGCTTCTCGTTAAGCGACGGCGAAGAGCAGGTATCTGGCGAGGATTCCGCCATGGATGTGGACTGCAACGAGGCCAGCACCTCAATGGCAGCAGCCGAGAGCACCGCCCTGGCCGAAAGGGGTCGCAGCAGGCGCAACTACAAGAACATCCATGTATCCTCCTCCCGCATTGGCGATGGTCCATTCTTCATTGGTAATCTGCTGCGCAAGATTGCCAAGCAGGATGAGCAGTGTGCCGTCAGCATTGATGACATCCGGGCCAGACTCTGGCCCAATCAGCGCGAAAGGCAGGCGGAAGCAAAGGCACGCGAGACCAAGGAGAAGGAGGAGCGCCGCAAGAAGGCACGTGAGCGCCAGCAGAAGATGATGCAAGACTTTGCCAACAAGCAGAAGCAGTTCATGCAATCTGCTGCGGCGGCAGCTAGTCACATGGACTACGGGCCAgaggacgaggacgacgaGGAGCTGTACGAGGAGCAGCCGCGCGAAAAGGAGTACGATTGCATTATCTGCAATTGCACAACCCCCAGCACGGAATCAAATCCCATTGGTCTGGTGGTCCTGGTCGAGTCTAGTGGCATTGTCGGCCACCGGCGGCGGATCGCCGAGCGACTGCCGCTGCCACTAAATGTGGAGGATGAGGATCGACTGAAGCACAGCACACGACTGGCCGCTGAATTTAGCAGGCGGACCGAATTGCTTAGTCTCAAATTCGGCGATGAGTCCTGGTATCTGTCCAACAACATGGCCTATGACAATGGTGTGCATGTGCAGTCGTGTGGCCATCACGTTCATCTCAGTTGCCTGGAGGCGTACCTCAAGACGCTGTACACCACCCAACGCCAGCCGGTGCAGGATCGCGGCGAGTTCTATTGTCCCGTGTGCCGGCAGCTCTCCAACTCGGTGCTGCCGCTGAGTCCGCAGCTGGACAGACCCACACATCTCGTCCGCTCGGGTAATCAACCCTTCGAGCGTCTCGTCGCCGACCTCACCGATCTGATCAAGGAGAACGAGACGATACCGGTAGGAATATTGACTATTTGATGGGATGTCTTAAGAGGATTTGCCTAACACTTACCTTTTTACTTCCAGCAGCCCACAAAACTAACGGAGGCCATGGGTCATGCCATGGAGGTGATGACAAACATTGCCCAGCGCAAGGTCAAGTGCGCCTCCATCACGTTCCGCAAGCTGTTCATCTTTGTCACCTCGATTGCGCGTACCAACCTTGAGGCGGAGATCATCCAGCGTGGCGGATCCCTCTGCTCGGCGAATGCCACGCGGTACAAGCCAAAGCGGGACTGCATAGTGCCGCTCCTGCACGTGCTGTCGGTACATGTGCGAGTCCTGGTCGAGTGGCCGCTGTGGAGCAGCTGGGCCTCGTTGGCCGGCCTTCCGGTCAGCGAGACAGAGCCACTGCCGGCTCACTGCCTCGAGCTGATTCCCAGTCTCTTAGCGGATCCGATTGCATTGCTGCTCAAGTTCATCCTGCTGGCGCCACTGCACTTGGACCAGGGTGAGTAGTCTTGcctgttatatattttacattaACTGATTGTAATGGCTTTCTTTTGCCCTACAGATTACTTCACCTGCATGGTGAAGGTGATGTACAACCTGCTGTACTACCAGATTGTGGTCCAGCTGTGCGTCACCCTCACGGATTTCGAGTGCGAACACATTCTCAAAGTTTACGGCAGCAGCAATAGCGCTGCCAGTGGCACTTCCGGCGCTGAGTCACAACCGGAATCCCCCGCCGGAGCCACGAGCAGCTCGTACAATCGTCGCCGTGCTGGCAACCAGCAGCAGAGCTCCTCGGAGTTGGGCAAGGCCATGGCCCTGGTGCTGAGCCAGACGAATGAGCTAGCTCACTTGCGACGTGACTGTATACCTAGCACCAGCAGCTCGGCGGCGGCAGCCGCGGCGGCtggctcctcctcctccacaaCAGCCTCTGGATCGGGCGCAGCAACAGCTACCTCCTCATCCTCGCCGCACGAGGTCAACCTTAAGTCCATGGAGCTACAGCTGCAGTCGCTGTGTTTGCCATTCCTGCGAGTGGCTGCCCTGCTGCGCCAGCATCTGTATCGCCACGAGATGCCGGAGATCTCGGCACCGGGACTGGAGTTTGTGCGTCTGGTCTACTACTTGGAGCTGGTCACCGATTCGATGGACTGGGATTGCTTCAATGCCAGCAAGGGCTTGTGCTTTATACCCGGCACCGAGCAAACGCTGCCGCAGTTCTGGTGCCAGCAGCTAATGGAAGTGCGTCCGCCGGCGGATACGGTCAGGGAACTGGTGCTCATCAATCAGCACTCGCTGTGGCAGCAGCCCCGACTTCTCGAACTGCCGCGCGAGTATGAACGTCTGTTTACGGTGGGTTTTCCTATACCAGATTGATTGTGTATGTGCCATAACTGAAGTTGTTTTTCTACTGACAGTACTACCACGAGCGGCCGTGTCTGAATTGCTACAAGGTGCCCAAGGAGAGCTCCATCTGCCTGCTGTGCGGGACGATCGTGTGCCTCAAGCAGAACTGCTGTGCGGAGAACGACTGCTGCGAGGCGGTTCGGGTGAGTCATCACTAGATGGtgctttaattaaatttgtatatgATCTAATCCCTGCTTGTGTTTCATCTAAACAGCATACGCTATCCTGTGGCGGCGGTATTGGCATCTTTTTGGTGGTTACCTCTACCTACATCATCGTTATACGCGGCCGACGCGCCTGCCTTTGGGGCTCCCTGTATCTGGACGACTTCGATGAGGAGGATCGCGATCTCAAGTGAGTGTTAGCCATCTAAAGCTTTAAGAGAcgattttaaaaaccttttcTACCATTTGCAGGCGCGGCAAACCTTTGTATTTGAGTCAAGATCGCTTCAATCTACTGGAGTCACAGTGGCTGTCCCATAAGTTTGCTCACACAAAACACACCTGGGTGTTCCATCGGGATCTCTTGTGAAATATGGAAGATCTACTGCGCAGCATTCAGGAGTTGGTTGGCCAGATCTGAGATGGGATTGGATGTGAAGCCAGCCAGCTGCCCGGCAGCTCCTCGCCTAGTCGAACCAGTCAACAACCCGCCCCCGAGAACCAACATCTCCAAAACCCCACAAACGCCACAACTAAACACAACTTAacccaacaacaacaaacaccCCACACACATGTCCCCCTACGTTTAAGCGAGTTTCGCTGTTGTTTCGAAGCTTCAGACGCGGAGGAGGAGAAGGACACCATATCCGTATCTGCATCCGTATTCGTTTACGGTTATCTCCCCcctccacacacacacacccgcCCTCCCTCACATCCCCCAACGCACCTAGAAGCAACGTCGGCAATTTGCAATTAATTGATATTacacatttttatatataacaatacttataaaatatggatgcaaaaaacaaaacgaaaaaaaacTACAGCTATATATGATTGTTTGTTGTCAACTGTTCAACTGAGAAACGCATAATAATAACTCTATCTAGAAATCCGCCTAATCTCGCGAGGATCATGAATATTTAACAAccaattataaattataataaatatctaCTAACCCACACAATTGCTGGGCGAAGACGAAGAAATAAACCCGAAAATAAACCGAAATTTAAGCACCGCGCGGGTCTCTCTAGTTGCGTTCTACCTAAACTAAGTCTTAAGTCCTTAACttataggttttttttttagggaAACAAAGGCAAGAAAGctgataacaaaaaaaaaacaaaaacgaataATACGATACAATATAACAATTGTCTACATTGGCCTCATGAGTTTGTGCAtgtaaaaaatgaaaaaaagattatatagttattatatatatatatacaatacaATATACACTAAATTTAATGCtataaaaacgaaaaaaaaatttaaaacaaaaaaacaataaacgAAAAGCGAATTGTGAAATGCGTAGAAATTAGTTTGCAAATACCCCATTaatcataaatattttgtaattaaGAGTGGATGCATAAGGATGAAAAACATGATTCAAAGAGAGGGCAATCTGAATTCGAAACGCTAGGATCGGAAGTGAATTTGTtattagttttacaaattgTGTGTTATGTAGGCGATGGAAGTTCGGCATTGCTTTAGCCAAAAACATGAGCACATCCAAATGTTTATTTTGAACGATCAAATTGACCCACTGCAAAGATTAGCTAATATTTGAAGAACTAGAAATATAAATGTATAAGGTTTTtcaagaaattaaaagaaaaaaacaaaatttgaaGTGATTATCTCCACGAAACCTGGTTGTCTAATAATTGGTATATCAATTTCCATCGAGTTATAGAGCAATTGCAAGTGAGTTACCCAAAATGACAAGCGAAAATCTGCTACGAATTGTAAATACACTGAAAGCGCAGCTGCATCttgtataattatatattaatataacATATTTgacttcttttttttttttttgctagtTATACAAATCTAGATGTTTCGGTTGGCCTCCTAGACTAACTAAATACTACTCTGCAAATACAAGAATACACATGATTTAAGAGATTAAATGGCACAGCACAGCAATACACACCCAAAACACCCACACAAAACACACCCACAACCCCACTAGTACTCTAGtacaccgaaaaaaaatgatatattgTAAACGTGCATTCTGAGTGACAAACCGAAAACCCtgaataaaattgaaaaaccATTTAAACAGAACGTGATTATGTAATCTCTATGGATATTTCGAATACATCTTAGTGGATCTTGCCGCAATCTCGGCAGCGCGTGGACTTTCGCAGGGCCCTGCGACAGTCGTCCTCCATCCGTTGGGCATGGTCCAGGTAGAGCTGGTCGGTGTGGTCGCGAATCTCGTCGCGCTCCTCGAGAACCTGACGCAACTGACTCAGGGCCTTGCCGACATTGTCGTCGGTCATCGTCTCCTCGCAGAATATTAGCTTCATCTCGGCCTGGCCCAAATCGGCCACACCATCGGCAATCAGATCAATGTCGCTATCAATTTTGAAATACTTCAGGAACTTCTCGTCTCCCAGGGAGCCCAGTGAGCCCAGTGAACCCAGTGAGCCCAGGGATGTGTCCAGTTCGGCGTCGGGAAACATATCGGATTCCGTTTCTATATCTGTGCTAAAAGTGGCATTCATCAGGAACTCTGCGTTATAATCAGTGGATTCGGTGCCAGCTGAGGATCGTGTTTCGTTTAGATCGATGGGTTTTGTGCGTTTCCTGGCTTCCCTACGGTTAGGCCCCTCAAAGGGTTCTGGATCTGGAAAATCATAAGGATGTGGGATTTTCGAGCGGCTTGTAATAGATTTAGCAGTGGATTCGGTAGGCTTCGTTTCCTTTAGTGCCTTCACGTTTTCCCCCTCAAGGGACTTTTTTGGATCTCCAACAGCGTATATTTTATCATCTAGTAGTATTTCTGGCAACACACCGGGATATGGGGTTCCCGGTCGGTTTATAATAAACCCAGCAATGGGTTCGATAGTCTTCATTTCCTTTGGTTCCTTTCCGTTTTCCCCCCCAAGGGATTCTTCTGGATGTGTACTAGCGATTGTTTTATCATCTAGTAGTATTTTATGGGGAAATGGGGTTCCCGGCCGGTTCATAATAGTGGATTCGATAGTCTTCGTTTCCTTTGGTTCCTTTCCATTTTCCCCCTCAAAGGATTCTTTTGGATCTCCAACAGCGTATGATTTATCATCTCGTAGTATTTTTGGCAAGCCATGGGGATATGGGGTTCCCGGTCGGTTTATAATAAAACCAACAATGGGTTCGATAGTCTTCGCTTCATTTAGTTCCTTTCCGTTTTCCCCCTCAATAGATTCTTCTGGATGTGTACTAGCGATTGTTTTATCATCTAGTAGTATTTCATGGGGAAATGGGGTTCCCGGCCGGTTCATAATAGTGGATTCGATAGTCTTCGTTACCTTTAGTTCCTTTCCGTTTTCTCCCTCAATGGATCCCTCTGGATCTGCACTAGGATATGTTTTATCACCTAGTAGTATTTCTGGCAAAACACCGGGATATGGGGTTCCCGGTCGGCTTATAATAAACCCAGCAATGGGTTCGATAGTCTTCAtttcctttggtcccttttCGTTTTCCCCCCCAAGGGATTCTTCTGGATGTGTACTAGCGATTGTTTTATCATCTAGTAGTATTTTACGGGGAACTGGGGTTCCCGGTCGGTTCATACTAGTGGATTCGATAGTCTTCGTTACCTTCGGTTCCTTTCCATTTTCCCCCTCAAGGGATTCTTTTGGATCTGTTTTAGCGTATGTTTTATCATGTAGCATTATATCCGGCAAAGCACAGGGAAACGGGGTTCCCGGTCGGTTAATAATGGATCCAGCTGCGTGTTCGGTAGAGTTTAATTCCTTTCCGTTGTCCTCGAAGCATTCTTCTGGATCGGTTACAATGTATGTATCATCTAGTTGTATTTCTGACAAACCTTCCGGATCTGGGGTTTTCGACTGGTTATTGATAGATCCAGCTTCGTTAGGCTTCTTTTCCTCTGCTTCCTTTTTGTGTTCCTCCGGAAAGAACTCTTCCGTATCCGTACTATCTGGGCTTCGCGTGCGGTTCATGATACATCTAGCTGGATCCATACGGCATACGGCACAGCACTGCAGTCCGATTCTCGAGAAAGCGGTGGGTACTATGGGTTCCTCAGGCTCCTCGAGGTCCTCGGTTACCTCCTCGCGTGTAACCTTCACAAAGCATCCAGCATTGTAGGCATGCAGGTAGTTCTTCAAGCTATGTGCACCCGGTGGTGTGGCCGGATCCTCGGTCTCTAGCAACAAGAAGCCCTTGGTCATGCAGCGTACCTTCGTTGGGTTGAACTCCACGGTCTGAACAGACCCAGATCCACATGCCTCTGCTGAGGATCCGGATGCATCGGCCATTTTCTGGTTGCCCTCCTCTTGGATCGTCTTTAAAAAGGCACTGGCCGCGCTTGCGCAAGTGAACTGGCCCACGAACAGCGGTGGTGTTATGCCATTGCTATGTTGTGGCTGTGGTGTTCCGGCCTTCCAAAAATTTCCCCTGAAGAAGGACTCCGGCAGGCTGCCCGGCTTGAAGACACAGCCAGCCTTGAATCCCTTGGGCTGGAAGCGCTCGGGCAGAAATATGGGACGCTTGAGGCCGTCACAGGTGGGGAAAACCTCCGAGGGCAGCTCGAAATCCGGGCATTCCTCATCGCCCATGGTGGCCATGGCCACTGCCGGCGCATGTGGATGCACGATGGTGGAGAGAATGGCCATTGTTAGGTTGGATACGCGTGACATGACCATCAGAACATTGGATAGATCCGGTGTATAGATGTTGTATTGCACCGGGAGATGACGGAATGGATAGGATGAGAGTGGCTTCGGTGCAGTCGGTGTGGTATAAACCAACGACAGGGTGACATCATGGCGAATCATACGCATCTCCAGGCTGGGCCCCTCGGCGGCACGATCCTTGGCGGTGGCGTTGGGCAGGGGCGGTGGCCTGTAATTCGGGGTATAACCAATGTCGATCTTGGTCTCCATCTTCGGTGGCGTGGTGGGCAGCACCGTGGTAATTGCTGGAGGCACCATCTCCAGCAATTTCTGCACCTCAACCGACAACTGAAAGTCCTTGGTGCGCAGACCCACGAACAGGGGCGGCGTTGGACCCTTGTGACTGGGTGGCATCAGACCCGTGGGATAGAAACGCTTTGGGATGGCACCTGGTGCAAAAACCCCACCGGCATCAAAGCCCACTGGCAGCAGCAGTCTGGGCATAAAGATGATCTTGTCCACAGGAGCGCGATTCGGAAACAGGGTGCGCGGCACATTCAAGCAGGGCGCCTCCGCTCCCTCAAAGAAATCGGCCGCATCCTGGTCGTGCTTATGGATCTCGATGGACAGGCGGGCGGCCACCACGCGGTTGGAGTGCTCATAGCATATCTGCGGCATGACCAGGTTGTGCAGATTGGGCATGTACTTAGGTCTCTTCACGATGGCCACCTGGTCCGACATGTCCAAGCGCTTCACTTGGTGCAGTTCCAGCACGCCGGCTCCAGACTTTCCTGAAATTAAGGAAGTGGACCCATTTAATCAGGATGTTTTGCATTATGTTTATTATCTCTAGCTAAACCTCTTGGAAATGTACTTATTTTTCAGTTATATATAAAACTCAcggtttaaaatttttaaaaatcattaaaaatgtgtattatatatttataattcaGCATTAGAAAGCGTTTTATAAATTGATtgtcaataaaataattttattactTTGTATGGCAGCTCACACGTCAAAAGTGACtatacaaaaaatttaacttgtcaaaaaaagaaaaatgaaaaaaaatggGTTTAAACGTgaaaaattttctaaaaacaaTTGTTTATTGCCTTGTTTCAATCGCGAATATGATCAAGAAACACAAAATTCTGATATTATCTCTTTTTTTACCTTTATTATTTCCGCGTCTTTTCATTTTGATATATCTCGAGCAAAAACTAAAAAGCGGTAGCCCGAAACgagaaaaaatatacaaaaccGGCTTCACGGTaaaaatttcagttaaaaaataataatttagaAGTCGATTCGGCAGTAAGAAAGGAAAACGAGGTCTTTTCACGTGAAAATTTCCCACAAGACTGAGATTTTGGTTCCGTAGACGAACGACGTTAAAATGTGACATGGGACAGTAAGGAATAGGCCTACTTGGACTTTGGCTTTCAGGCTAGCTAAATTCCAAGCGTCTGACCATTTTTCGATTGTAAAAATACGGAGGGAACTTTAGGACAacctttttgaaatttaaaaaataaccaaaaaaaaatacggGCCCATTATGGAGGAGAAAACATTTTGGCGACTGCAGCAGGCCCATCAGCGCCAACGGAAGGAGTGGGACAGGATTGGGAGACGCCTCAAGCGGCTGACGGGCAAGCGGTCCAGCGACCTGCTCCTCCACGATCCGCTCCTGCAGCCGCCCTACGCCGCCGATCCCGGCCAGCGGATGTGGATGCGGATGAGCGGCGGTCAGCAGGTGGCCATGCCGA harbors:
- the Ubr3 gene encoding E3 ubiquitin-protein ligase Ubr3 isoform X1; its protein translation is MDEDDNLSNADISIDDEEAAVVVEQRANDAAMQQDQDDVDEDESSDVDLSSVYVLPPIITAMPSIRLGAGSSSVAGGAGGTTAAAATADNSHSPFHDWDSSVAAAAPPPPPPRGATAAGSGSSSGSGASSAAGGGGGAGTASSGDSGAKPSFFFGASSFSLRSRKEVAALINTECCRGSPTPDLDSIMDTLFNPGTPIDNLDNIEWIRWLIAGGRTPQEFVKIVRSYDNHAKCGLVWVPHVVAYRCRTCGISPCMSICRDCFKKGNHTNHDFNMFLSQAGGACDCGDTSVMKAEGFCSDHGINNRVNRDPVPNNLLAVAEAIMPKLLFRLLQHFREHSDTSLQVHAMTSYSCEEFANMLIDLNNMGEIMRKVMTRTLINPEVYAYFMEAPCLDTRNGRFLKANREKYEDAVNRFPNPEPPDEYRDLPALGDKLVHTTLLEEFIFWTFKFEFPQTLVCFLLNMLPDQDYKEHLTRTFVMHYSRIPSVLEMSRDPDTLSNRVVHMSVQLFSNESLALKMVNELSLLHVMIISLKLMMSKILIQNTLHDPSKNFHFVIDCTRQVMKDHCYWPLVSDFNNVLSHESVALVFLRDDNLIDMWFQFLQMLQGMNVNVRETASHVEFEPNSYYAAFSCELEASAYPMWSIISHLQDGTHAHLAKKIINYCVTTLHEWLDSIYFMEARLSMEEMMQASFHFPLHRYLAAFVCQAVTKMGISLNDVLPSRPYLLPLLMIHPLRVQSFFYEILAGKWVRNGLQIKGQAMTYIQANFCNSMADMDLFFLQICATNLPQYFFLQNTIELFDVGQWLETAPLKQPQKAEQSSMLEGFLTFLATLVTSRTNLGNDEATQCIIEISALLATENKTHSQLLELMPERSGNVHTKNFETFLKKLSVYKAPSSGSENLEQGLFTPIDEVWEKHYDPLHVLLRAVHRRDFQSSLDRFTNYVKSKEKMPASGNLWPPFRLPQALPATSSFSDPCKILNSRVFHSTILSIFFRAVHTRDVSEHLLALAVFLLEIAVETSDDVGSGQGDRAPPALAAMVESSGGPGYHGYGSGRQEPPKLFQCYPTDNLSCNLRHVVKKVSLKSRDPQVITSSYRSNPFYSDLDFDVDADPEQSMRMIGHGDPEGDEATGGAGLASVGLGPGALSRRNVSQALVPMRMPGMEVALPPDLSVVAETGVVIRQGSNDDELLREGDHAMDMSPAAALDFHFPLQQITLPESGMEVAIRRDLLLAETNNMGAIGGVGGGANPSATPPAVASNEMFSPTTPTGSGMLLPFQRVQPVAVPSSVNMDIVPSNALGAGGSFTSGVSGGGTGRRMNYESGGARKRSVDIAIGGSNKDELHLDESILSLMLKLHSQLSGTLDSFSLSDGEEQVSGEDSAMDVDCNEASTSMAAAESTALAERGRSRRNYKNIHVSSSRIGDGPFFIGNLLRKIAKQDEQCAVSIDDIRARLWPNQRERQAEAKARETKEKEERRKKARERQQKMMQDFANKQKQFMQSAAAAASHMDYGPEDEDDEELYEEQPREKEYDCIICNCTTPSTESNPIGLVVLVESSGIVGHRRRIAERLPLPLNVEDEDRLKHSTRLAAEFSRRTELLSLKFGDESWYLSNNMAYDNGVHVQSCGHHVHLSCLEAYLKTLYTTQRQPVQDRGEFYCPVCRQLSNSVLPLSPQLDRPTHLVRSGNQPFERLVADLTDLIKENETIPQPTKLTEAMGHAMEVMTNIAQRKVKCASITFRKLFIFVTSIARTNLEAEIIQRGGSLCSANATRYKPKRDCIVPLLHVLSVHVRVLVEWPLWSSWASLAGLPVSETEPLPAHCLELIPSLLADPIALLLKFILLAPLHLDQDYFTCMVKVMYNLLYYQIVVQLCVTLTDFECEHILKVYGSSNSAASGTSGAESQPESPAGATSSSYNRRRAGNQQQSSSELGKAMALVLSQTNELAHLRRDCIPSTSSSAAAAAAAGSSSSTTASGSGAATATSSSSPHEVNLKSMELQLQSLCLPFLRVAALLRQHLYRHEMPEISAPGLEFVRLVYYLELVTDSMDWDCFNASKGLCFIPGTEQTLPQFWCQQLMEVRPPADTVRELVLINQHSLWQQPRLLELPREYERLFTYYHERPCLNCYKVPKESSICLLCGTIVCLKQNCCAENDCCEAVRHTLSCGGGIGIFLVVTSTYIIVIRGRRACLWGSLYLDDFDEEDRDLKRGKPLYLSQDRFNLLESQWLSHKFAHTKHTWVFHRDLL